One segment of Thermococcus sp. AM4 DNA contains the following:
- a CDS encoding serine/threonine-protein kinase, whose amino-acid sequence MASLGQLKEVEKYLPRIARYMRLDLPGSDPETSKKYLEDIKAALQLDDTERALKLAREAFYHVAPDPEFILSNALKLRHDGEKLLRSKKFKDAIAKFDEAITRYLEAIEIVSIKEEENGERARKLQNTLETTRNLRNIANFRMIFKKIKDAKTEKELWDALKELERAEVPMEDDRFDAILTAHKKIIRLQLQGVVDLMTDAASKFREENWYSAKKAFEKAKQILENLLTTAKKYQLEEEVGMIGELLKACNEDLRGIEELLYSGEAPNGWKLRIPSKESFKVTEESIEEEFFDHSINFETRLEQIKEKYVITRLIGEGAFSYVYEAKNPRGQRIALKVLKYLDKESTSSFMREFAAAQKLNHENIVKVYRADPRLGYLEMELASGNIDDVRKPLEPVIAGRIIFEVSRALHHAHSNGVIHRDIKPSNMLFFGSIERVKLGDWGLARLASRATRKSSLVRHKTILYSSPEQIVNPENLDARSDIFQLGIVFYELLTGIHPFSADYEGTIMHKILNENPVPPSHHNPKSLPFDDIVMKMLEKDPEKRYQTVKELQNDIKDVLIKMGVRIKASLGTRERVRIIAENVMLRLTTVIEGSAKNITEEFADIVKELEELHLETGDPSIKNLMEQLKTMAEMEAKPSEETLKEAKLILKRWV is encoded by the coding sequence ATGGCAAGTTTGGGACAGCTGAAAGAGGTGGAGAAATACCTTCCCAGAATAGCCCGCTATATGCGGCTTGACCTTCCGGGTTCAGATCCAGAAACCTCAAAAAAATACCTTGAGGACATAAAAGCCGCCCTTCAGCTCGATGATACGGAGCGCGCGCTTAAACTCGCCAGAGAGGCTTTCTACCACGTTGCTCCAGATCCGGAGTTTATCCTTAGCAATGCTCTAAAGTTAAGGCACGATGGGGAAAAGCTTCTCAGATCAAAAAAGTTCAAAGATGCCATTGCGAAATTTGACGAGGCAATAACCAGATACTTAGAGGCAATTGAAATTGTATCTATAAAAGAAGAAGAGAACGGAGAAAGAGCCAGAAAACTACAGAACACACTTGAAACCACAAGAAATCTTCGCAACATAGCCAACTTCAGAATGATATTCAAAAAGATAAAAGATGCAAAAACCGAGAAGGAGCTATGGGATGCGCTCAAAGAACTTGAAAGAGCAGAAGTCCCCATGGAGGACGACAGATTTGATGCAATTTTAACGGCACACAAGAAGATAATCCGCCTCCAGCTCCAAGGTGTTGTAGACCTCATGACCGATGCCGCATCAAAGTTCAGGGAGGAAAACTGGTATTCGGCCAAGAAAGCCTTCGAAAAGGCCAAACAAATACTCGAGAACCTTCTCACCACCGCCAAGAAGTACCAGCTCGAGGAAGAAGTTGGCATGATCGGCGAACTCCTGAAAGCATGTAATGAAGACCTCCGTGGAATTGAAGAACTTCTGTACAGCGGTGAAGCCCCCAACGGCTGGAAACTGCGCATCCCGAGCAAGGAGAGCTTTAAGGTAACCGAGGAAAGCATTGAAGAGGAGTTCTTCGACCACTCCATAAACTTCGAGACCCGCTTGGAGCAGATCAAAGAGAAGTACGTAATAACGCGGCTCATCGGTGAGGGTGCATTCTCCTACGTCTATGAAGCTAAAAATCCGAGAGGTCAGCGGATAGCCCTAAAGGTGTTGAAGTATCTCGACAAGGAATCAACATCATCGTTTATGCGTGAGTTTGCAGCAGCACAGAAACTGAACCATGAAAACATCGTCAAAGTTTACAGAGCCGACCCGAGACTGGGATATCTTGAAATGGAACTCGCAAGCGGCAACATAGATGACGTGCGGAAGCCATTGGAACCCGTGATTGCGGGCAGAATAATATTTGAGGTCAGCAGGGCACTCCACCACGCTCACTCCAACGGCGTAATTCACAGAGACATAAAGCCAAGCAACATGCTGTTCTTTGGCTCCATTGAAAGGGTAAAGCTGGGAGACTGGGGACTGGCGAGACTGGCATCCCGGGCCACGAGAAAGTCTTCGCTGGTCAGGCACAAGACCATACTCTACTCATCCCCAGAACAGATAGTCAACCCAGAGAATCTGGACGCGAGGAGCGATATTTTCCAGCTGGGCATAGTATTCTACGAGCTCCTAACGGGCATTCACCCGTTCAGCGCTGATTACGAGGGTACCATTATGCACAAGATACTCAACGAGAATCCCGTTCCCCCATCCCACCACAACCCCAAGTCACTGCCCTTCGACGATATCGTCATGAAAATGCTTGAAAAGGATCCAGAAAAACGCTACCAGACAGTTAAGGAACTCCAGAATGACATAAAGGACGTCCTCATCAAAATGGGGGTGAGAATAAAGGCGAGCTTGGGGACGAGGGAGCGTGTTAGGATTATCGCTGAAAACGTTATGCTCAGACTGACCACAGTTATTGAAGGATCAGCAAAGAACATCACCGAGGAATTCGCTGACATAGTGAAAGAGCTTGAAGAGCTGCACCTTGAGACAGGGGATCCATCGATCAAAAACCTGATGGAACAGTTGAAAACGATGGCAGAGATGGAGGCCAAGCCTTCAGAGGAGACTCTTAAGGAAGCCAAGCTGATACTCAAGAGGTGGGTATAA
- a CDS encoding nucleotidyltransferase domain-containing protein: protein MPSVIEVKERLRRALEKHPDFRILNDTPPAFRYRVVSRGEVIQSRDEERRLNFVERTVEEYLDFEPLERAARRNSSPGEAFVFHPNAHGGV, encoded by the coding sequence ATGCCGAGCGTCATCGAGGTTAAGGAAAGGCTCAGGAGAGCCCTCGAAAAGCACCCGGACTTCAGGATACTGAACGACACGCCGCCCGCCTTCCGGTACAGGGTTGTGAGCAGGGGAGAGGTGATCCAGAGCAGGGACGAGGAGAGGAGGCTGAACTTCGTCGAGAGAACTGTTGAAGAGTACCTCGACTTCGAGCCCCTCGAACGGGCCGCAAGGAGGAACTCCTCGCCGGGTGAAGCTTTCGTTTTTCACCCTAACGCTCATGGAGGTGTTTGA